From Acinonyx jubatus isolate Ajub_Pintada_27869175 chromosome B2, VMU_Ajub_asm_v1.0, whole genome shotgun sequence, a single genomic window includes:
- the HDDC2 gene encoding 5'-deoxynucleotidase HDDC2 isoform X3, with protein MASASAAALSGRGVQNLLQFLRLVGQLKRVPRTGWVYRNVQSPESISDHMYRMAIMALVTKDEHLNKDRCIRLALVHDMAECIVGDIAPADNIPKEEKHRREEEAMKQLTQLLPEDLRKELYGLWEGCCNKLPEIWMALNNRNVLFHGSGGWKSKIKVLAGLCSEGSRGGSFLASAWLLIDAASSFWHPLPYRHITPM; from the exons ATGGCTTCGGCCTCCGCTGCGGCGCTATCGGGCCGGGGGGTCCAGAACCTGCTGCAGTTCCTGCGGCTGGTAGGGCAGCTCAAG aGAGTCCCAAGGACTGGCTGGGTATACAGAAATGTTCAGAGTCCAGAGAGCATATCAGATCACATGTACAGAATGGCAATTATGGCTCTGGTGACCAAGGATGAGCATCTTAACAAAGACCG ATGTATTCGTCTAGCCCTGGTTCACGATATGGCAGAATGCATCGTTGGGGACATAGCACCAGCAGATAACatccccaaagaagaaaaacataggcGAGAAGAG GAAGCTATGAAGCAGCTAACACAGCTCCTCCCAGAAGATCTCAGGAAGGAACTTTATGGGCTTTGGGAA ggctgctgtaacaaattgccggAAATTTGGatggctttaaacaacagaaatgtattgtttcatggttctggaggctggaagtccaaaatcaaggtgttggcagggctgtgctctgaaggctccaggggaggaTCCTTTCTTGCCTCTGCCTGGCTTCTGATAGATGCTGCTTCTAGCTTTTGGCATCCCTTGCCTTACAGACACATCACTCCAATGTAG